DNA from Paraburkholderia sp. PGU19:
ATGTCGAACTGGCTGTTGAACGTATAGCCCCCGCCGACGGCGAAGCGCTGCTGCGCGCGTGCCGACTGGTAGCCATTGGTCACGGCCGACACACCCGCCTGTGCGCCTGCGTTCGACGTCGTCGTATCGGTGCCGAACGTGCCGCCATTCACGTTCGAGTTGTTGATCTTCGAGAAGCCCACCGCGATGCCGATCGGGCCTTGCGAATACTGGACCGCCGTGCTCCACGTCGAGCCCTGATACGCGCTGCCCGGCACCCCGCCGAACGAATACGAGCCGCTGAACTTGAAGCCGTACAGCGTTGGCGACATGTACAGCAGCGTATTGTTCGCGCGATAGATCGTATCGAGACCGTCGACGTCGCCCGCGTGCGCGCCGTAGAAACCCGTCAGCCACGTCGTCGGGCTGTACGGCGACAGCAACTGGTAGTACGACGCGTACTGGCGGCCAGCCGTCAGCGAACCGTACGTGGCGTTCGTCACGCCGACGAACGCCTGGCGGCTGAACATCAGGTTGTTCGTCGACATCGCGCCGTTGTTCGCGCTGAAACCTTCTTCCAGTGTGAAGATCGCTTTCGTACCGCCACCGAGGTCTTCTGCGCCCTTCAGGCCGAAGCGGCTGCCCGCCCATACGCCCGTGACCATCTTGAAGGCCGAATGTCCGCCCGTGGTCGAACCGAGCGTCGTCGAGCTCGACTGATAACCGATGCCGTTATCGACGATGCCGTACAGCGTCACGCTGCTTTGCGCGAACGCAGGCGCCGCCGTCGCCAGCGACGCGCCGATCACCAGCACCGCCTTGACGCCTGCATAGTGTTTCTTCTCCATCCGTATCCCCTCCAGGGCTTGGTTATTGATGTTGTTGCGTGGTGTCTTCGCGCTTGCGCGCGCGTTCTTGTTGCTCTGTTCCTGTCTCCAGACCCGCACGGCGTTGCATCTCTATCGCCGGATGCGGAGCAGTTCATTGAATCTCCGGCTCACCCGTTGCAGTGTTGCGCCATCGCGTTGCAGGAAGTCGAAGTCGCAGCCCTTGTCGGCCTGCAGCACATGTACCTGATGCATCACGCTGCGCGGCGCATGCGTTCAAACCGGTCACGCGTACGCACGCTCGAACGCAAGCAGTTCACGCGCTGCCTGCGCAACGGCGGCATGATGCTCGACGGGCGTTTCGCTCAGCAGCGGCAGGATCGAACCCATGTCGGCGATACCGGAGAACGTGACGGCATCGTGCAGCACGCGGATCAGCGAGAGGTTGTCGCGCAGCGTTTCGAGCGGCATGAACGCGTCGTAAAGACGCTGTGCTTCGGCGTCGCGTCCTTCCTTCGCGGCGGCCAGCAGCCCCATCACGGCATGCGACGCGATGCAGCCGCTGCCCGTCGTCCATGCGGCGAGGCCGAAGTCGCGCACATGGGTGAGCGCGGGACGCTCACCCATGCCGGAGATCACCCGCGACGGGCTCACGCTTTCGAGCAGGCGCCGCAGGTAAGGATCGTTCGCCGGATTCGCGCGGACGATCGCGTACTTGACAGCGATCAGCGTGCCGCGCTCGACGAGACGCGCCAGCGTGTCGACATCCACATAGTCTTCGCTCTTGATATAGAGCGTGAGCGGCATGCCCGCTGCGTCGACGATGCGCGTCAGGCCCGCTTCGACACCCGCCGGCGTCGTGAACCCGGACAGCGGCAACACCATCGCGGTGCGATACGACGTCTGCGCGAGGATGCGCGCCTGGTCCAGCATCTTGCCGAAGTCCGGGCCGATGGCAGGGATCACGCGCGTGGTGGGCGCCGTGCTCTCCGACAGCATGTCGAGCAACTCGCGGTATTCGCTGACGGCCACGTGATAGAAATTCGCGTTGCCGCCGTACAGGAGCGTACGCACGCCGCCCGCTTCGATATGCCGGATCAGTTTCTGGTTGGCGTCGACATCGAGCGACAGATCCGCGCGGCGCGCGAGCGGCGGGACTGCCATCACGGTCGACGCGAACTCGCGCTCGACGATCTGTGACTCGTTCATAAGCTCTCGTGGTTCAGATGGGTGGCCGACAAGCCAGAAAATTAGCACCCGCGTCGCAACGTTGTCAAACAACTTATTGACGACTTGGTGTTTTCCATGAAATCGTTTGACAACGGTTCTGGCTTGTCCCAACGCGGGTCGCCATTGCAGTCGACATACGGTTACATTGGAAGATCGGCAGCAAGCCGCATCGAAAGGAGACAGACGATGATCAAGTACGCACTGTTCGCGCGATTCGAAGCAAAACCCGGCAAGGAAGCCGACGTCGAGGCGTTTCTGCAGAAGGGACTGGAACTGGCGAACCAGGAAACCACCACGCCCATCTGGTTCGCGCTGAAGATCGCCGAGCGGACCTACGGCGTGTTCGATGCCTTCCCCGACGAGGCCGGCCGCCAGGCGCATCTGGACGGTCCGATCGCGAAGGCGCTGATGGGCGTCGCGGACGATCTGTTCACGGGTCCGCCGCAGATCGGCCGCATCGACGTGCTGGGCATGAAGAACACACCCGGTTGAGCGTTACAAACAAGCGACCGCACAACACAAAGGAGACCCAAGCCCATGGCCATACGCATCGTTCGACTCGGATCGGAACGCGCGCCCGATGAAGGCGTGCGCATCGGCACCGTGCGGCGTCCGCCGCGCGGCGTGCCGAAGGCCGAGTTCGGCAGCCGCAATTTCTATGATGTCTGGCTGCCGACGCTGTCGCCCACGCCGGAACTCGTTCACGAAGCGCTGTCCGCCACGACCGATGCCGAGTGGAAGGACTTCGTGCGCAAGTTTCGCGCGGAGATGAATCACGGCGACGCGCCGAAGGTGCTCGACACACTCGCCGCGCTGTCCGCCACCGCGAACTTTTCGGTCGGCTGTTATTGCGAGCACGAAAACCGCTGCCATCGCAGCGTGCTGCGCGAATTGCTCGCCGACCGGGGGGCGACGCTCGCGTAACGAGCTTTCGTCAGCGGTCCAGGCGCTCAGGCGATCGCCCCGCCCCCGTCGACCAGCACCGTCGAGCCCGTCGCATAAGGCGTCGTCGCCAGATAGACGATCGCGTTCGCGACGTCTTCGGGCTGGCCGACGCGCCGTGCGGGCAATCGGTTCGCAGCGCCTTCGAACATGCTGTCGCGTGCCTCGTCGGTGAGCTTCGACCAGAGCGGTGTCGCGATCAATCCCGGCGACACCGTGTTCACGCGCACGGGCGACAACTCCAGCGCAAGACCGCGCGAGAGCGCTTCGAGCGCCGCGTTGATCGCGCCTTGCAGAACCGACATCTTGCTCGGCCGCACGGAGAGAAAGCCCGACACGAAGGTCAACGATCCGCCTTCGGCAATCTTCACGGCGCGCGCCACGCGGTAGGCGCCCCAGAACTTGCTGTCCATCGCCTTGTAGGCGTCGTCGAGCGGCAACTGGCGCACCGGGCCGGACGGCGTCTGCGCAGCTGAAATCACGACGTGATCGAACGGGTGCTGCGCGGCGAAGAACGCTTCGACGGCTGCGGCATCCGTTGTGTCGATCTCAGCCGTTTGCACACCGTGGCCAATTTCCTGTGCCGCCGCCGACAGCTTCTGCGCATTGCGCGAAGCAATCGTCACCTGTGCGCCGAGCGCGGCGAAAGCCTTCGCCGCCGCCGCGCCAATGCCCGAACTGCCACCGACGATCAGCACGCGTTTCGTTTCAAGCGAATTCATGTGTGTCTCCTTGCTCAAGAAAAGGAATGAATCGCGCCGTCACTTCGCGACGACGCCAAGCTGCTGCAAAAACGTCAGGTTGTCTTCGAGGTGCCAGTTTTCGGCGATCTGGCCGTTCGCCACCCGGTAAATATCCGTCGCGATGAAATCGACGTTCTGGCCCTGCCCCTGCACGCCCTTGAACTCGCCCGTGAAGTGGCCGTGAAAACGCAGATGCACGACGACACGATCGCCGCTGACCACCATCTGCTCGATATCCGCCTGCAGGTCAGGCACGGCGGCCCGCACGAACTTCGACGCGGCAAGCGGCCCTTCGATTCCCTGCGCGCGGCCTGGCGGCAACGTGCGATCGGTGAAGCCGGGCGCGAGCGCGGCGCGAGCCAGCGCTTCGTCGCCCGTGCTCCAGAACGTGTCGTAGCGGCGCGCGGCGAGAATCTGCGCGTCGCGCTGCGCTTTGGGCAGGCTGTGATCCACGGTCAGTTGATGCGGCTGAACGAGCGAGTCGTGCCCGACAGCGGCGAAAGCCGGCGCAGCCGCAATCGACACGACAGCCAGCACGGCGGACAGCACGCGGCGCAACGGGGAAGCAGGACGAAACGACATGATGGGCTCCTTGAAGAAAAGCAACTGATTGGGTTGATGGGTATGCTAGTCTTCGCGCCATGGAAGAAATACCGCTTCCAGATTGATGAATCCTTTCTTTTTTGAGAAGAATGAGCGACACCCGCATTGACAGCCTGCCGGCCCTGATTGCCTTTTCCCGCGTGGTTTCGGCGGGAAGTCTGTCGGCGGCGGCTCGCGAAATGGACCTGCCGCTGTCCGTCGTGAGCAAGCGGCTCGCGCAACTGGAGAAAAGCGTCGGCGTGCGGCTGATCCAGCGCACCACGCGCCGTCAGACGCTGACGGAAGAAGGCGCGCTGTTTCACGCGCGCGTGGTGCGCATACTCGATGAGATCGAGCAGGCGGAAGAACTGCTGTCGCAACGCCGCCAGGAAGTGAGCGGCCTGTTGCGCGTCACGGCGCCCGGCCAGCTCGGCCGCCAGAAGATCGCGCCGCTGATCGCGGATTTTCAGCGGCTTCATCCGCAGCTCACCGTTCAGCTGGAGCTGACGGATGCCGTCGTCGATCTCGTCGAAAGCGGCTTCGATCTCGCGATCCGCTTCGGCAGTCTCGCGGATTCATCGCTGATCGCGCGCACGCTCGCGCCGAACTTTCGCGTGCTGTGCGCGTCGCCCGCCTATCTGCAGGCGCACGGCACGCCAAAGCATCCCGACGATCTGACCTCGCACCGCTGCATCCTGATCGGCGACCAGCGGCGCGCGGAATGGCGCTTCGAAGGCGACGAAAGCATCGCCGTGCGCGTCGATGCCGCGATCGTCACGAATGACGGCGAAGCCGCGCATCTGTTCGCGCTCGCCGATGCCGGCATTGCCGTGAAGTCGATCTGGGACGTGGGCGACGACATCCTCGCGGGCAAGCTGCGCCGCGTGCTGCCGCAACATTCGATGTCGGCCGCGCCGCTGCACGCGATCTATCCGCATAGCCAGCATCTCGCGCCGCGCGTGCGCGCGTTCGTCGACTATCTGCGCGAGCGGCTCGCGCAGGCCTGGCGGTGGGAAGCGCTGTAGGCCCCGTCGTGCTCACGTCGCGCCGCTGCGGCTTGATGACTTCTTCATGATCTGTCGATAGCGCCATCCTCGTGCGGCTCCCACCATGTAAGCAGCGAACCCCGCCACGCCCGCCGCTTTGCCGAGGACGGCGCGAATCCCCGGCTTCGCCTTCCGGCCAGTCAGCGCTGACCGTACCCGCATCGTTTCGAAGGAGTCAGATCATGAAGACGCTTCGCATCGCGGCGACCTGTGCGGTCGCTCTGTCAGTGGGATATGTTGGGCACACATGGGCACAGGAACAGCAGCCCGCAGCCGTGCCCGTCGCGCAAACAGCGCAGGTTGTGGACGGCATGCCGGCTACGTCGGTGGGTGTGGGTCAGTCCGGACACGCGATGGGTACGACACGCTCCGAGGTCTATCAGGATCTGCTGCGCTCTGAGCAGTCGGGCGAGCAGCATCGGCTGAACGCCAGCCTCTATCACGGCAAATGAACGCCATGCATGCGACAGCGTCTGCGTTACGGAACGTTCTGGGCGACAAAGCCGCGCTCGCAAAGCCTCTTTATGCATTTTGCAGCAGCGATGCGACCGCACAGGGCGTTTTCGGGTTACGCGTGGGCCTCGCCTGCTGTGCTGCAACGTGGCGTCCAGGGTTGTCAGAAAAGGCGCAGCCCGGCCACGCCATGCTTGTTCTTTGCCGGAAACCGTCTAGGCTCCCTTTCAATACGCCGATCTGGCACAGGATTCGCGAGCTTTTTGGGATAATGACTCGCGAGGGAATCATGTAATTTCCAGTTAGCGTCGGCGTGGACCGTCCGGATGACGGCCATCCGACGCGCCGCCTCACACCATCAAACACCGGAAGAGTCATCGACAATGGCCACAGCGACGTCCCGTACCAGCGACACCACCCTGCTCGATGCGAAGCACGCGGCCCGTTTCACGCTCGGCAACCGGATCATGCTGAGCTTCGGCGCGCTGTTCGTGCTGATGCTGGTGATGGCCGCGATCTCATGGAGCCGGCTGCGCGTGATGGATGACGAAGCGTTCAGCATGGGCCACGACTCGGTGCCCGGCCTCTACCTCGCGACCAGCATGCGCGCGGCGGCCAACGAAGGCTATACGACGCTCGAACGGGCGCTCTTCGTCGACGGCAACGATGCCGCGACGAAGGATCTCGAACGGATACCGGCTCTGCTGCAAAAGTTCGATCAGGTGTCGGCCGAGTACCAGGCAACGCTCTTTCGCGACGTGGACCGCGAGCACTTCCGCGCCTTCCGCGCTGCCTGGGATCAATACCTGCCGCAACTGAACGACGCCATGCGCACCGCGCCGACCTCGAAGGCGGATGCGCAGTCCACCTTCGTCAAGCTCGCGCCCGCCTGGGAAAACGTGATCCGCGCGGCAAACGAGCTGGTCACCGAAAACCGCACCCAGGCGGACGATTCCGCGAAATCGATCCGCGATTCGGTGACGGGCACGGAAATCACGCTCGCGACAGCGCTCGGCATCACGCTGCTAGTCGCGCTCTACACGGGCTTCTCGCTGTACCGCGCGATCACGGTACCGATGGCGAGCCTCGTCGACGTGCACAACGTGATGCGCACGGGCAACCTGACGCAGCGCCTGAAGCTTGGCCGCCGCGACGAATTCGGCACGCTGGAGGACGGCTTCAACCGGATGGCCGAGGAACTGAACAGCCTCGTTGCGCAGGCGCAGAAGTCGTCGCTGCAGGTGACGACGTCAGTGGCCGAGATTGCGGCGACGTCGAAGGAACAACAGGCGACGGCGACGGAAACCGCCGCGACCACGACGGAGATCGGCGCGACCTCGCGCGAGATTTTCGCGACTTCGCGCGATCTGCTGCGCACGATGAACGAAGTGTCGGCCGTCGCGGATCAGTCGGCGACGCTCGCGGGGGCGAGCCAGAACGGCCTCACGCGCATGGAAGACACGATGCGCAGCGTGATGGAAGCGGCCGGCTCCGTGAACGCGAAGCTCGCGATCCTCAACGAGAAGGCCGTCAACATCAATCAGGTGGTCGCGACGATCACCAAGGTCGCCGATCAGACCAATCTGCTGTCGCTGAACGCGGCCATCGAAGCCGAGAAAGCGGGCGAATACGGCCGCGGCTTTGCCGTCGTCGCGACCGAAATCCGCCGGCTCGCGGACCAGACGGCCGTCGCCACCTTCGATATCGAACAGACCGTGAAGGAGATCCAGTCGGCTGTCTCGGCGGGTGTGATGGGCATGGACAAGTTCTCCGAAGAAGTGCGGCGCGGCATGCGCGACGTGCAGCAGGTCAGCGAGCAGCTGTCGCAGATCATCCACGAAGCGCAGACGCTCGCGCCGCGCTTCCAGCTCGTCAACGAAGGCATGCAGACGCAGGCGACGAGCGCGGAGCAGATCACCCAGGCGCTGTCGCAGCTGTCGGAGGCCGCGCAGCAGACGGCGGAATCGTTGCGCCAGTCGTCGCAGGCGATCGACGATCTCACGCTCGTCGCGAACCAGCTGCGCACGGGTGTGTCGCGCTTCAAGATCGAAGCGTGAGCCCGCTCGCGCTGGCAGGCCCAACACGGCTGATACGGTGACGGCGATGCTCTTCCTTGTGTTCGAACTCGACCGCGACCGCTATGCGCTCGATGCCGCCGACATCGTCGAAGTGCAGACGCTGACGGCCACCAAGGCGATTCCCGGCGCGCCCGCGTGGGTCGCGGGGGTGATCGAGCGGCACGGCGAACCCGTGCCCGTGATCGATCTCGCGCAACTCGCGCTGGGACGTCCGTCGCAGTACTGGCGCTCGACCCGGCTCGTGTTTGTCCATTATCGCGACACGCGCGACATACACGAACGCGGCGACACGGACACGCCGCCGAGGCTGCTCGGCCTGATCGTCGAACGCGCGACGCAGACGCGCCGTATCGAGCGCGAGCACTTCGCCGACAGCGGCATCGCGACGCCGCACGCGCGCTGGCTCGGCCCCGTCGCGAGCGACGAGTCCGGCTTGATCCAGTGGATCGACGTGCAGCAGATGCTCGACGACGACGTGAAAGCGCTGCTCTTCCCGCAACCCCAACCTCATACGCGATGAACGCCGCAACCGCTTTCGTGCCGCGCTTCGAAGCCTGGCTCCTGCGCGAGACGGGGATCGACGCGTCGT
Protein-coding regions in this window:
- a CDS encoding porin; translation: MEKKHYAGVKAVLVIGASLATAAPAFAQSSVTLYGIVDNGIGYQSSSTTLGSTTGGHSAFKMVTGVWAGSRFGLKGAEDLGGGTKAIFTLEEGFSANNGAMSTNNLMFSRQAFVGVTNATYGSLTAGRQYASYYQLLSPYSPTTWLTGFYGAHAGDVDGLDTIYRANNTLLYMSPTLYGFKFSGSYSFGGVPGSAYQGSTWSTAVQYSQGPIGIAVGFSKINNSNVNGGTFGTDTTTSNAGAQAGVSAVTNGYQSARAQQRFAVGGGYTFNSQFDITATYSNVQYIPGIGSGFHDLSIWNSGGIVLHWKPTAAWDFATGYAYTRATKANGISSNASYSQVNLSEYYSLSKRTGLYALQAYQRANGQTLGTNGRTIINATATIGDGFNSTPSSSRSMVGVGVGIVHRF
- a CDS encoding dihydrodipicolinate synthase family protein; this translates as MNESQIVEREFASTVMAVPPLARRADLSLDVDANQKLIRHIEAGGVRTLLYGGNANFYHVAVSEYRELLDMLSESTAPTTRVIPAIGPDFGKMLDQARILAQTSYRTAMVLPLSGFTTPAGVEAGLTRIVDAAGMPLTLYIKSEDYVDVDTLARLVERGTLIAVKYAIVRANPANDPYLRRLLESVSPSRVISGMGERPALTHVRDFGLAAWTTGSGCIASHAVMGLLAAAKEGRDAEAQRLYDAFMPLETLRDNLSLIRVLHDAVTFSGIADMGSILPLLSETPVEHHAAVAQAARELLAFERAYA
- a CDS encoding antibiotic biosynthesis monooxygenase; protein product: MIKYALFARFEAKPGKEADVEAFLQKGLELANQETTTPIWFALKIAERTYGVFDAFPDEAGRQAHLDGPIAKALMGVADDLFTGPPQIGRIDVLGMKNTPG
- a CDS encoding DUF488 family protein encodes the protein MAIRIVRLGSERAPDEGVRIGTVRRPPRGVPKAEFGSRNFYDVWLPTLSPTPELVHEALSATTDAEWKDFVRKFRAEMNHGDAPKVLDTLAALSATANFSVGCYCEHENRCHRSVLRELLADRGATLA
- a CDS encoding SDR family oxidoreductase, which translates into the protein MNSLETKRVLIVGGSSGIGAAAAKAFAALGAQVTIASRNAQKLSAAAQEIGHGVQTAEIDTTDAAAVEAFFAAQHPFDHVVISAAQTPSGPVRQLPLDDAYKAMDSKFWGAYRVARAVKIAEGGSLTFVSGFLSVRPSKMSVLQGAINAALEALSRGLALELSPVRVNTVSPGLIATPLWSKLTDEARDSMFEGAANRLPARRVGQPEDVANAIVYLATTPYATGSTVLVDGGGAIA
- a CDS encoding ester cyclase, which translates into the protein MSFRPASPLRRVLSAVLAVVSIAAAPAFAAVGHDSLVQPHQLTVDHSLPKAQRDAQILAARRYDTFWSTGDEALARAALAPGFTDRTLPPGRAQGIEGPLAASKFVRAAVPDLQADIEQMVVSGDRVVVHLRFHGHFTGEFKGVQGQGQNVDFIATDIYRVANGQIAENWHLEDNLTFLQQLGVVAK
- a CDS encoding LysR family transcriptional regulator, with translation MSDTRIDSLPALIAFSRVVSAGSLSAAAREMDLPLSVVSKRLAQLEKSVGVRLIQRTTRRQTLTEEGALFHARVVRILDEIEQAEELLSQRRQEVSGLLRVTAPGQLGRQKIAPLIADFQRLHPQLTVQLELTDAVVDLVESGFDLAIRFGSLADSSLIARTLAPNFRVLCASPAYLQAHGTPKHPDDLTSHRCILIGDQRRAEWRFEGDESIAVRVDAAIVTNDGEAAHLFALADAGIAVKSIWDVGDDILAGKLRRVLPQHSMSAAPLHAIYPHSQHLAPRVRAFVDYLRERLAQAWRWEAL
- a CDS encoding methyl-accepting chemotaxis protein, producing MATATSRTSDTTLLDAKHAARFTLGNRIMLSFGALFVLMLVMAAISWSRLRVMDDEAFSMGHDSVPGLYLATSMRAAANEGYTTLERALFVDGNDAATKDLERIPALLQKFDQVSAEYQATLFRDVDREHFRAFRAAWDQYLPQLNDAMRTAPTSKADAQSTFVKLAPAWENVIRAANELVTENRTQADDSAKSIRDSVTGTEITLATALGITLLVALYTGFSLYRAITVPMASLVDVHNVMRTGNLTQRLKLGRRDEFGTLEDGFNRMAEELNSLVAQAQKSSLQVTTSVAEIAATSKEQQATATETAATTTEIGATSREIFATSRDLLRTMNEVSAVADQSATLAGASQNGLTRMEDTMRSVMEAAGSVNAKLAILNEKAVNINQVVATITKVADQTNLLSLNAAIEAEKAGEYGRGFAVVATEIRRLADQTAVATFDIEQTVKEIQSAVSAGVMGMDKFSEEVRRGMRDVQQVSEQLSQIIHEAQTLAPRFQLVNEGMQTQATSAEQITQALSQLSEAAQQTAESLRQSSQAIDDLTLVANQLRTGVSRFKIEA
- a CDS encoding chemotaxis protein CheW, which codes for MLFLVFELDRDRYALDAADIVEVQTLTATKAIPGAPAWVAGVIERHGEPVPVIDLAQLALGRPSQYWRSTRLVFVHYRDTRDIHERGDTDTPPRLLGLIVERATQTRRIEREHFADSGIATPHARWLGPVASDESGLIQWIDVQQMLDDDVKALLFPQPQPHTR